One Ahaetulla prasina isolate Xishuangbanna chromosome 1, ASM2864084v1, whole genome shotgun sequence DNA window includes the following coding sequences:
- the LOC131189340 gene encoding olfactory receptor 5T17-like, producing MTEENTTTEVKDFVFVNFTNKPVLKIPLFLVFLVFYMATLVGNIGMIALIRASPQLHTPMYFFLSNLSFIDSLFSSVVACKSLANFLEDKKSISFIGCAMQMYFVIGLASAECFLLAAMAYDRFVAICKPLLYPVLMSPRVCILLMAGSYLLGFSHSLLHTIFTFRLSFCRSEINQVYCDITALLLLSCTDTHLNELLIFYVAGLVETTTVLCVLLSYMYILANIMRISSASGRLKAFSTCTSHLIAVTIFHGAILVLHFRSKSSNGSPIQDVSDKILAVFYTIVIPLLNPLIYSLRNKEVKDALRCSWRRAWT from the coding sequence ATGACAGAAGAAAACACCACCACAGAAGTCAAGGATTTTGTCTTTGTAAATTTCACCAACAAGCCTGTCCTGAAGATCCCCCTTTTTTTGGTGTTCCTGGTCTTTTACATGGCTACATTGGTGGGCAATATAGGAATGATTGCTTTAATAAGAGCCAGCCCCCAACTCCACACTCCAATGTACTTCTTCCTCAGCAATCTGTCCTTTATAGATTCATTATTCTCCTCTGTGGTTGCCTGTAAGTCTTTAGCAAATTTCCTGGAAGATAAGAAATCCATTTCCTTTATTGGGTGTGCCATGCAGATGTACTTTGTCATAGGCTTGGCAAGTGCAGAGTGCTTTCTCCTTGCGGCAATGGCCTATGACCGATTCGTGGCTATCTGCAAACCCTTGCTGTACCCAGTCCTCATGTCTCCCAGAGTCTGCATTCTTCTGATGGCAGGTTCCTATCTcctgggcttttcccattcccttctaCACACCATTTTCACTTTCAGATTGTCCTTCTGTCGGTCTGAGATCAATCAGGTCTATTGTGACATCACAGCCCTTTTATTGCTCTCCTGTACTGACACTCACCTAAATGAACTTCTGATTTTTTATGTGGCTGGACTGGTAGAAACAACTACCGTGCTGTGTGTTTTGCTTTCCTATATGTATATTCTTGCCAACATTATGAGGATCAGTTCAGCTTCGGGAAGGCTGAAAGCCTTCTCCACTTGCACTTCACACCTGATTGCAGTTACCATCTTCCACGGGGCAATCCTCGTTTTACATTTCCGATCAAAATCAAGCAATGGATCCCCCATCCAGGATGTGAGTGACAAAATTCTTGCTGTTTTCTACACAATTGTTATCCCCCTGCTGAACCCTTTgatttacagcctgagaaacaaGGAGGTGAAGGATGCCTTAAGATGTTCTTGGAGAAGAGCATGgacataa